One Stratiformator vulcanicus genomic window, CCGCTTCAACCATCGATTCGTTGATACTCGACGCATTCGACAAGCTCGGACCATATTACAAAGCCGAATCAACCGAGAAACGAACACGTTCTGCAAGTGCGAACATCAAGTCCTCCTACCTCGATTGCGAAGCCCAACTCTCCAGCTTCCGCTCATATTCTGAATCCGAGACGCAGAAGCGAGTACTACCTCCTCAAATCACAATGCCGCGGCTGATAGACTTCCTCGGAGAATCAGGCGCACTGTGGATCGTAGAAGATTTTCACAAGCTACCACCACAAGAGAAGAAGAAATTCGCGCAAATTCTAAAGCAGTTCATGGATGCTTCAGCCGAGTATAGAGAAATCAAGGTGATAGCCATTGGAGCCAAGAAAACTGCCCGTGAAGTGATAGAATACGACCCCGAGATGGAAAACCGGGTCGCTGAAATTTATGTACCGCTCATGGATCGAAAAGAGCTATTCCAAGTCATCGGAATAGGAGAAGATAAACTGAATTGCGAATTCTCAGCAAAACACACGGATTTAATAGCGAGACTAAGTAATGGCTTAGGTGCAGTTTGCCACCAATTATGCTTAAATATGTGCTTTGAAGCAAACCTTTCAGTTACTGAAAAAGACACTGTTTATTTTAAAGACGAGCATTTTGATGCAGCCTTGGCACGATTTTTGTCCGACAAGTCAGACACATTCAAGAAACAGTATGAGAAAGCAACTCGCCGGAAGCAGTCAGGGAAATTTGACAATTGCAAATTGATCGTGCATGCGATTGCTGAAATGGGAGAGGACGGCGGTACTTACGCCGAAATCCTTAAACATATTCACACCAGCCATCCGAAGTATCCAGCGGGAAACTTAACAAATTATCTTAAGCAATTGCAAACACCCGAACGGGCAGAAATTATCAAGCAAGACTCCGCATCCGGTCGATTTTCGTTCTTTAACCAGTTCATGAAAACATACGTGTACATGCTAGCTCGAAATGAAGACTCGACGTCTATGAAACCCCAAACGAAGCTCATTGAGGGAAAAGTGTCTTTTCAAGTGAAGTTCAACGCCGAAGGAAAGCTTGTTTTGGTCCGAAATAGGAAACCAGACCGCGACTGACCCGAAAGTTTATCATTAAGACATCACCCGAACTTTGCAAAGAAAGATTGTCGGAGTCTTGTTTCGGCCATCACTTCGCTCCTTTGAGAAAACAACGGCAGGACCCCAGGTGTTCCGGGCCTGAGGTCCTACGCTCCCCGCGCAACGGGGGCGGAGCCGGTTGCTGACTCGCCGTCGATCCTTTCAATCAAATAGGGACGTTCGTTTCAGCGGAGCGATCTTCGCTTCCGTAGTTGCGGGCTGACCGAGGAATTGCTGCGGCTCGAATAGCGGCGGTGGAGTAGCGAGTGGTCGGACCGTACCGTCGAACGGGTCCCGCTTAGGCTCTAAGTACCAAAGCGAATACCGAGCCAGCGGAGCAACCGGCAGAGCTTCGTTACGGAGAAGGCCGCACCCGGCGCGAATGCTACAGGCTCCTTCCGAGCCGGGAAGGATGGCGAGGTGATCGGGGATCAGCTTCTGCGCTTCGT contains:
- a CDS encoding AAA family ATPase; its protein translation is MKKFNATDVFTPSTPAKVAFVEREQPRNQLVDAIITPGMQIVVYGHSGSGKTTLIHNKLEQTREFWIKTSCTSASTIDSLILDAFDKLGPYYKAESTEKRTRSASANIKSSYLDCEAQLSSFRSYSESETQKRVLPPQITMPRLIDFLGESGALWIVEDFHKLPPQEKKKFAQILKQFMDASAEYREIKVIAIGAKKTAREVIEYDPEMENRVAEIYVPLMDRKELFQVIGIGEDKLNCEFSAKHTDLIARLSNGLGAVCHQLCLNMCFEANLSVTEKDTVYFKDEHFDAALARFLSDKSDTFKKQYEKATRRKQSGKFDNCKLIVHAIAEMGEDGGTYAEILKHIHTSHPKYPAGNLTNYLKQLQTPERAEIIKQDSASGRFSFFNQFMKTYVYMLARNEDSTSMKPQTKLIEGKVSFQVKFNAEGKLVLVRNRKPDRD